TCTAAGCCCTGTATTATTGCGGGGATAATTTTTGAAGACGTTCCGGGATTTAATGCCAATTCTGATGGAGACGTGGTGTATCATGCGATTTGCAATGCGATCACGTCATTGACCGGAGTGTTCATTCTAGGGGGAATTGCGGACGACTTATGCCTAAATGACGGGATTACAGATAGCGAAGTGTATTTAAAAGAAGCCATAAAGACTTTAGGAAAACAAAAAGTCTCGCATGTTTCTGTGGCATTAGAGGGGAAAAAACCTAAATTTAAGGAAAAAATTCTTTTAATGCGGGAAAAAATCGCTCAAATTATGGGATTGAGCCTTGCAGAAGTTGGAATTACCGCCACCTCTGGAGAAGGGTTAACAGATTTTGGTTGTGGAGATGGGGTACAGTGCTTTGCGATTGTAACCACCGAGGAAGAAGTTTAGCTAGAGAGCGCATTTGAGCTAAATGGGTGAAAACTTAGGATGTTGGAAGGCTTTTTACCCATTCTCTACTCTGGCGTAGGAGGAAAAAAGCTTTAAATAAGCCTAGGGAAAAAGCGCTTGTACTCTCCTCTGCAGTTTATTTAAAATAAGCTATGGCTTTCGAATAGGCTGGCTGCCATTCCTAGCAGCCTGGCTTTTTTTAATTTACCAAAAGCCTTTCTTGCAAGCTTGCCTATAATGTCTAGCATGCAGTTTCGAGTAGCTTTGAATGATTTCCCTTGAGATCTTTTGCTAATAATATCTCTTGATTAGGGGCTTGAGTATGCCTTTTACCTTGCAGCTTAGGGCAATTAATAATAATCGTCTCCTCGTTTGCTAAGGCTTTCACTGTAGAGATAAATTTTTCTTGGTCGGTTTCATCTTGCATGTAATGGCAAATATTACTTAAATAGAGAGTGTCAATTTTAAAATCACCCTTGGCAACTAAGTTGGCAATTTTTTTAAACGTTTTGGTGTTTCTAATATCTTCAGTAATTAACGCGATTTTACCTTCATCAGCTAGGTTTTTAACATACTGGAATTGTGCATCTGAGGAAAGCCAACTTCCTTCTCTAGCCAACTCCCTTCGTATTTCTTCTCCAGGGGAATAACCTTTTTTATATTCGCGGAATTCATCACTTACATTCGGTGAAAAAGTTATAGCACTTTCTTTTACATATTTTCGCATGCTTTTGACAAATTCTTCCCTTGACTCAGAGCGGAGGAGACATTCTAAAGTTTGCTCTAAAAAAATTTTATTTTGGGGATTAAAGTCACAGATAACTCCCATATCTGACCGCCTGATAGCGATGATATCCAGATTATGCCATCCTGAGAATCCTACATGGCATCTTGTGAGAGTAGAGGGATATGTCGATAAAAATTCGCTACTTTTCTTCGTGTTTGATTCATTGGTAGAGATATAGACGCCCCCAATCCTTCCTTTAAGGTTAAAATTGTTTAATAAAGTGATTTTTTCGACAATTACGTTGACATGAGAAGGATGGT
The Parachlamydia sp. AcF125 genome window above contains:
- the ispF gene encoding 2-C-methyl-D-erythritol 2,4-cyclodiphosphate synthase; translation: MDYYRETLHMSKKTRTGLGQDSHRFLQPDSSKPCIIAGIIFEDVPGFNANSDGDVVYHAICNAITSLTGVFILGGIADDLCLNDGITDSEVYLKEAIKTLGKQKVSHVSVALEGKKPKFKEKILLMREKIAQIMGLSLAEVGITATSGEGLTDFGCGDGVQCFAIVTTEEEV